Below is a window of Meiothermus cerbereus DSM 11376 DNA.
CCTTACGCATTCCCAAGGAAGGGGTGCTGATCCGCAGCCTGCTGCGTGGCGGCGCTGCTGAGCAGGCGGGATTGCGTGGACTCTCAATCCGGCGTGAGAACGGCCAGGAAGTCTACGACTTCGACGTGATCCTCGAGGCCGATGGTCGCCCCTTTAACGACGTTACCCAGCTTCAGCGCTACATCCGCAGCAAAGAGGTGGGCGATAGCGTAACCCTGACTATACGGCGGGGCCAGCAGATCCTCAAAGTCGAGCTCAGGCTGACCCCCAACCCCACGCGGCGCGGCTAGGCCAAGCCGGGTAGTTGGTAAAGCCTCGCCACCGAACATGTAAATTGTTTTGCATACGTTGAAAAGACTTATGTTCTTTGACACTTTGACCATTGCCTCAGTCTGTGCAGGGGGCTACCATTAGAGCTATCTAAACTCGAGGGGGAGGCCTAATGGAACGCTCGTCTAAGGAAGTTATTCAAGAGAACCGCGACTACACCTTGTTTTCGTGGTCGGTGCAAAGCAGCGCGAACCCCATCCACATGACGCGCTCAAAAGGCGTGTGGTTCTGGGATGGCGATGGCAACAAATGGCTGGACTTTAGCAGCCAGCTCATCAACATCAACGTGGGCCACCAGCACCCCAAGGTGCTCGAGGCCATCAAGAAGCAGGTGGACGAACTGTGTTTTGCGGGCCCCAGTTTTGCTACCGAGCCAAGGGGGCAGCTGGGCAAAAAGCTGGCTGAAGTAACCGGGCTGGCCAAGTCGTTTTTTTGCCTGGGTGGAGCTGAGGCCAACGAAAACGCTATGAAGATAGCCCGTCTGTATACGGGCCGCGACAAAATCATTACCCGTTACCGCAGCTACCACGGGGCCACCATGGGCGCCATGACCGCCTCGGGTGACCCCCGGCGCTGGCCGGTGGAGCCGGGCATTCCGGGTATTGTGCGGGTTTTTGACCCCTACTGCTACCGCTGCCCCTTTGGCAAAAGCCCGGATAGCTGCCAGCGGGAGTGTGTGAGCCACATCGAAGAGATCATCCAGCTAGAAGGCCCCCACACCATCGCGGCCATTATGGTCGAGGGCATTACCGGCTCGAATGGGCTTTTGGTGCCGCCCGACGACTACTATCCCAAGCTGCGGGCGCTGTGCGACAAATACGGCATCTTGCTCATTACCGACGAGGTGATGAGTGGGTTTGGCCGCACCGGAAAGTGGCTCTCCACCCAGCACTATGGCATCAAACCCGACATCGTGACCTGCGCCAAGGGCCTCACCAGCGGGTATATGCCGCTGGGGGCGGTGATTGTTTCCCAGCCGATTGCCGACTTTTTTGAAGATCACATGCTGTGGGGAGGCCTGACCTACTCCGGCCACCCAGTCTCGTGTGCTGCCGCTGTGGCTAACCTCGCGGTTTACGAGGAAGAGCACCTGTTTGAAAACACCGAAGAGCAGGGCAAATACCTTGGTGAGCGCCTCGAGGCCATGCGCAGGAAATACGCTTGTGTGGGGGACGTTCGCTACATTGGCCTATTTAGCGTGATCGAGCTGGTGAAGGACAAAGCCAGCAAAGAGCCCCTGGCCCCCTTCAACGGCACTTCCCCCGAGATGCAAAAGCTGGCTAGCTACCTCAAGTCCAAGCACATCTATGCCTTTAGCCGCTTCAACATGCTCTGGGTCTGCCCGCCTTTGGTGATTAACCGCGAGGAACTCAAATACGGCCTGGACGTGATTGAAGAGGGCCTGGCCCTGGTAGACGAGGCGCTGGGTGTGATGGGTGCAGCGGCTGATTAGCGAGGGGATAACCCTGCTATACAAAGCTGTGCTAAGCGGGTCTTTGCTGCCAGGGTGGGCGGAAAAATCAGGGCAAACGGCCACCTTGGCCTGCCCTGGCTGCGCTCGGCTGGGGCCAGGCAGCCTGTTTGCATAGCAGCCGCTGGTGGTATGCGCCCTGGCCGAAGCGCCCAGTTTCGCTCGGGCCAGGACTGGCGACATACTGGCTTGTCTGCTCATATGAACCCCATTCCTGTTTAGTGCAGGTCGGAACCGAATGGGTGCAGCCCCTGGCGGTGTTTCAGGAGAGGCCCAAGCAATAGGTCTCAGCAATAGGAATGATTAATCGCGCGCTGGGCTATAGAAGCGCTTCCATCATGTGCTCATCTGGGTTAGACTACCCTTGCTATGAAAATCGAACGCGCATTTGGCCTTCTGCTTCACCCCACCAGCTTTCCGGGTCGTTGGGGGATTGGGGCTTTGGGCCGCGAAGCGGAGCGCTTCCTGGACTGGCTGGCCTCGAGCGGGGCCCGCTATTGGCAGGTTTTGCCTTTGGGCCCTACCAGCTACGGCGACTCGCCCTATCAGGCCTTTTCGGCTTTTGCTGGCAACCCTTACCTGATTGACCCAGAGATGCTGATTGAAAAAGGCTGGCTCGAGAAAAACGAAGAACCCCCGCCGTACCCAGCCGGAAGCGTCAACTACGGCTGGCTATACGAGACCCGCTGGCCCTTATTAAGGCGGGCTTTTGCTGGTTTCCAGGAACGCGCTACCGCCCAGGATAAAGCGCTTTTGCGGGCTTTTGTCGAGGAAGAGAAGACCTGGCTGGAAGACTACGCGCTTTTTATGGCCCTCAAGACCCGTTTTGGCGGCAAACCCTGGAACGAGTGGAGTCCCGAACTGCGCGACCGCAAACCGGCGGCCCTGGTCAAAGCCCGTGAGGAGCTGGCCTACGAGGTAGCTCTGCATGAGTGGATTCAATGGCTGTTTTACACCGAATGGGGCCAGACCAAAGCCTACGCCGAGTCGAAGGGGATACAGATTATCGGCGATATGCCCATCTTCGTGGCCTTCGACTCCTCGGATGTATGGGCCAACCCCCAGTACTTCTACCTTGATGACAGTGGCAACCCCACGGTGGTGGCGGGTGTTCCACCAGACTATTTTTCTGAGACCGGCCAGCTCTGGGGCAATCCCCTTTACCGCTGGGACGTAATGGAGCAGGAGAACTTCGCCTGGTGGGTGGCGCGCATCAAGCAGTCGCTTAAGCAGTGCCACCTGGTGCGCATCGACCACTTCCGCGGCTTTGAAGCCTACTGGGAAATTCCTTTTGGTATGCCCAATGCGGTCAAGGGGCGCTGGGTCAAGGCCCCGGGCGAAAAACTGTTTGCCGCGGTACGGGCTGCGCTGGGCGATGCGCCCATCATTGCCGAGGATCTGGGGGTTATCACACCCGAGGTAGAGGCCCTGCGCGACGGCTTTGGTTTTCCCGGCATGAAGATTCTTCAGTTTGCTTTTTCGGATGATGGAAATATCTTTTTGCCGCACAACTACCCGCCGGATGGCAATGTGGTGGTGTACAGCGGAACCCACGACAACGACACCAGCCTGGGGTGGTTCCGCACCGCTCCAGAGGCCGAGCGGGCTTTCATGCGTGATTACTTGGCCCGCTACCAGATCCGCTGCTTGTCGGAATACGAAGTGGCCGGGGCCCTGATTGAGCTGGCTTTCAAGAGCCCAGCCAGGCTGGCCATAATTCCCTTGCAAGATGTGCTGGGGTTGGGTACCGAGGCCCGGATGAACTTCCCCGGACGGCTGGGGGGCAACTGGTCGTGGCGCTATGCCGAAAGCGACCTCGAGCCCGGTCTGGCTGCTGGTCTGCGGGCCCTGGCCGAGGCCAACCAGCGCGCTTGAGGTTTTGCAAGCACCCTTGACCACAAGCCTGCGGCTGGGTTTTGATACCCTAGGGGCAACGATGAACATTGCCGGGGTACTCGAGACCTGTGTGTATGCGACCGACCTCGAGGCGGCCAAAGGCTTCTACCAGGGATTACTGGGCCTGGAACTCTTTGCGGAGCAGCCTGCGCGACATTTGTTTTTCCGGGTAGGGCCGGGGGTTTTCCTGGTGTTCAACCCCCAGGCCACCCAGCAAGAGGCCGTCCTGCCACCGCATGGGGCCGAGGGTAGCGTGCACGTGTGCTTTCGGGTAGCAGCAGAGGAACTGCAAAGCTGGGCAGAGCGGCTCGAGGCGCACGGCTACCCCGTCACCTGGGCCGAGTGGAAGGCTGGCCGCAGCTTGTATGTTCGCGACCCCGCAGGCAACCTGGTTGAGTTTGCTCCGGCCGCAATTTGGGGTTTGGCCGAAGGTTGAGTCAAAGACCGACCAGGATGCCCTCAAGCCCCAATGACCTGATGGGGGGTGGCGATCAGGTCTACTTTTCGCTCGGGCTGGCAAGGTAATTCATCGAAAATCATCAGGGTGTGGGCCAGGGTGACCCAGGGAGCGGCCACCTCGAGGTTTTTGTAAGGGAAGCCGTACCCTTTGCCTAGCCAGTTGTGCCGTTCGTCTACAGCCACACTGCCCACCAGAACCAGGTCTATGGTGGTCTGGCTCAGGTCAATGGGTTTGCCAAGCTGTGCCACCTCCCGTACCCGCTTGAGCTGGTGGGGTAAGAGGCCCTCGAGGCTCAGGTAGCGCCCTGTTTTGTCGGGGTGGGGCATAATGACGATTTTGCCGGACTTCAAAGCGGCCTCCCGTAACGGCTTGAG
It encodes the following:
- the malQ gene encoding 4-alpha-glucanotransferase, whose translation is MKIERAFGLLLHPTSFPGRWGIGALGREAERFLDWLASSGARYWQVLPLGPTSYGDSPYQAFSAFAGNPYLIDPEMLIEKGWLEKNEEPPPYPAGSVNYGWLYETRWPLLRRAFAGFQERATAQDKALLRAFVEEEKTWLEDYALFMALKTRFGGKPWNEWSPELRDRKPAALVKAREELAYEVALHEWIQWLFYTEWGQTKAYAESKGIQIIGDMPIFVAFDSSDVWANPQYFYLDDSGNPTVVAGVPPDYFSETGQLWGNPLYRWDVMEQENFAWWVARIKQSLKQCHLVRIDHFRGFEAYWEIPFGMPNAVKGRWVKAPGEKLFAAVRAALGDAPIIAEDLGVITPEVEALRDGFGFPGMKILQFAFSDDGNIFLPHNYPPDGNVVVYSGTHDNDTSLGWFRTAPEAERAFMRDYLARYQIRCLSEYEVAGALIELAFKSPARLAIIPLQDVLGLGTEARMNFPGRLGGNWSWRYAESDLEPGLAAGLRALAEANQRA
- a CDS encoding VOC family protein; the encoded protein is MNIAGVLETCVYATDLEAAKGFYQGLLGLELFAEQPARHLFFRVGPGVFLVFNPQATQQEAVLPPHGAEGSVHVCFRVAAEELQSWAERLEAHGYPVTWAEWKAGRSLYVRDPAGNLVEFAPAAIWGLAEG
- a CDS encoding aminotransferase class III-fold pyridoxal phosphate-dependent enzyme, whose amino-acid sequence is MERSSKEVIQENRDYTLFSWSVQSSANPIHMTRSKGVWFWDGDGNKWLDFSSQLININVGHQHPKVLEAIKKQVDELCFAGPSFATEPRGQLGKKLAEVTGLAKSFFCLGGAEANENAMKIARLYTGRDKIITRYRSYHGATMGAMTASGDPRRWPVEPGIPGIVRVFDPYCYRCPFGKSPDSCQRECVSHIEEIIQLEGPHTIAAIMVEGITGSNGLLVPPDDYYPKLRALCDKYGILLITDEVMSGFGRTGKWLSTQHYGIKPDIVTCAKGLTSGYMPLGAVIVSQPIADFFEDHMLWGGLTYSGHPVSCAAAVANLAVYEEEHLFENTEEQGKYLGERLEAMRRKYACVGDVRYIGLFSVIELVKDKASKEPLAPFNGTSPEMQKLASYLKSKHIYAFSRFNMLWVCPPLVINREELKYGLDVIEEGLALVDEALGVMGAAAD
- a CDS encoding 5-formyltetrahydrofolate cyclo-ligase, yielding MTQGEVRELVWNALAQHRAATYPTPPHGHHPNFIGASRAAERLMGLKLWQMATVILAGPDQVLKPLREAALKSGKIVIMPHPDKTGRYLSLEGLLPHQLKRVREVAQLGKPIDLSQTTIDLVLVGSVAVDERHNWLGKGYGFPYKNLEVAAPWVTLAHTLMIFDELPCQPERKVDLIATPHQVIGA